In one window of Cellulophaga sp. HaHa_2_95 DNA:
- a CDS encoding LytTR family DNA-binding domain-containing protein: MMLQCIIADDEPIARQIIETYIQQIPNLSLVASCKDAFEVMQVLAEQHVDILFLDINMPKLSGLSLLKTLQVKPSVILTTAYSEYALEGFELAVTDYLLKPFSLERFIQATQKVQQKTIGTSPMIAIEEKEEAQTIFVKSDKQIIKINFDEIAYIEAYGNYIKIFTTKMILTPQTLTEFLTKLPQQFVRIHKSFVVNFEKIKVIEGNLIHLNETVKLPIGKSFKKDVLERIQLS, from the coding sequence ATGATGTTACAGTGTATTATTGCAGATGATGAGCCCATTGCTCGTCAAATTATAGAGACTTATATACAACAAATACCCAATTTATCACTAGTAGCATCCTGTAAAGATGCCTTTGAAGTAATGCAAGTATTAGCAGAGCAACATGTAGATATTTTGTTTTTGGATATTAACATGCCAAAACTCTCAGGATTAAGTCTTTTAAAAACCTTACAGGTTAAACCCTCAGTAATTCTAACCACAGCTTATTCTGAATATGCATTAGAGGGGTTTGAATTAGCCGTTACAGACTATCTTTTAAAACCATTTTCGCTTGAACGTTTTATCCAAGCAACACAAAAGGTGCAGCAGAAGACAATAGGCACCAGTCCAATGATTGCTATTGAAGAAAAAGAAGAGGCTCAGACTATTTTTGTCAAGAGCGATAAGCAGATTATTAAAATTAATTTTGACGAGATAGCATATATTGAAGCCTATGGCAATTATATTAAAATTTTCACCACGAAAATGATACTCACACCACAAACCTTAACCGAATTTTTGACCAAATTACCGCAACAATTTGTTCGGATTCATAAGTCTTTTGTTGTCAATTTTGAAAAGATTAAGGTGATTGAAGGAAACTTAATACACTTAAATGAAACCGTAAAATTACCTATTGGAAAATCATTTAAAAAAGATGTTTTAGAACGTATACAATTAAGCTAG
- a CDS encoding NAD-dependent succinate-semialdehyde dehydrogenase encodes MSTTTKQNTFKTTNPTTGKTLSSYEYMTDSEVEDSIQESQKAFLEWKTTSIEERGKIISAIGKELQNYKSELAALMTDEMGKLLSQSHQEVDICTAICDYSAKNAPEILKSEERDLLNGGKGIVAYAPLGIIYGIQPWNYPSYQVIRYTITNLMAGNSILLKHASNVTGTAKLLKSIFDTAGLPSGLFNVLVIDHDQSDAIISHKLVRGITLTGSPVAGEKIGEKAGAQLKKTVLELGSNDAYLILDDADVDLAVEKSVMGRIYNNGETCIAAKRFIATEKVYDEFKEKFVTAMKALKLGDPKLEETQLGPMARKDLREKIHEQVQESIEKGARLLCGGEIPEGEGYFYPATVLDEVTEGQPAYDDELFGPVASLIRAKDNEDAMRIANDSRFGLGGGIFSKDEKKAIELAEKHFDTGMIFINSFGTAEPTMPFGGVKDSGFGREHGGFGMKEFVNVKSIMIRKD; translated from the coding sequence ATGTCTACGACAACAAAACAAAATACATTTAAAACTACAAACCCAACAACAGGAAAAACCCTATCGTCCTACGAATATATGACCGATAGCGAGGTAGAAGATAGCATCCAAGAATCACAGAAAGCGTTTCTAGAGTGGAAAACTACATCCATAGAAGAGCGTGGTAAAATTATTTCTGCGATTGGGAAAGAGTTACAAAACTATAAATCAGAATTAGCAGCACTAATGACAGATGAGATGGGGAAATTACTATCACAAAGTCATCAAGAGGTAGATATTTGTACTGCCATATGCGACTATTCTGCTAAGAATGCGCCAGAAATATTAAAAAGTGAGGAGCGCGATTTATTAAATGGAGGGAAAGGAATTGTTGCTTATGCACCTTTAGGAATTATCTACGGAATTCAACCATGGAACTACCCTTCATACCAGGTTATTCGTTATACGATTACCAACTTGATGGCGGGAAATAGCATTTTATTGAAACATGCTTCAAATGTAACAGGAACCGCTAAATTGCTTAAATCTATCTTTGATACTGCTGGTTTACCAAGCGGACTCTTCAATGTATTGGTCATAGACCACGATCAATCTGACGCGATTATATCTCATAAACTTGTTCGCGGTATAACGCTAACGGGTAGTCCCGTAGCTGGTGAGAAAATAGGAGAAAAAGCAGGAGCACAACTTAAAAAAACTGTTTTAGAATTAGGAAGTAATGATGCTTATCTAATTTTAGATGATGCTGATGTAGATTTAGCTGTTGAAAAAAGTGTGATGGGAAGAATTTACAATAACGGGGAAACCTGTATTGCCGCGAAACGATTTATTGCCACTGAAAAAGTATATGACGAGTTCAAAGAAAAATTTGTGACTGCTATGAAAGCTTTAAAGTTGGGAGATCCTAAATTGGAAGAAACCCAATTAGGCCCTATGGCGCGCAAAGATTTGCGAGAAAAAATTCACGAGCAAGTACAAGAGAGTATTGAAAAAGGTGCAAGATTACTTTGTGGAGGTGAGATCCCAGAGGGCGAAGGATACTTTTATCCGGCAACAGTATTGGATGAGGTTACGGAAGGACAACCTGCCTATGACGATGAGTTATTTGGACCTGTAGCTTCTTTAATTAGAGCGAAAGATAATGAAGATGCCATGCGGATTGCGAATGATAGCAGGTTTGGTCTTGGTGGTGGAATCTTCTCTAAGGATGAGAAGAAAGCGATTGAATTAGCCGAAAAACATTTTGACACCGGAATGATCTTTATTAATTCCTTCGGAACAGCAGAACCTACCATGCCCTTTGGAGGCGTAAAAGATTCTGGTTTTGGTCGCGAACATGGCGGATTCGGTATGAAAGAATTTGTGAATGTTAAATCGATTATGATCCGTAAAGATTAA
- a CDS encoding monovalent cation:proton antiporter-2 (CPA2) family protein yields the protein MNEDILFEAIVFLVGAIICVPIAKKLGLSSVLGYLLAGVLIGPYLLGFIGEEGDDILHFAEFGVVMMLFLIGLEIDAKSFWKMRKTIVGMGGTQVALTSLISFAILMGFGVSWQVSLTCAMAISMSSTAITLQTISEKNLMNTTYGASSFAILLFQDIIVIVMLGVLPLLSTVDASKLEGEGSTNILETLPLGWQALATISSIVLIVISGRYLIIPMLRLVAISKVRELLTASALLIVLAITFLMEFVGLSPALGAFLGGVVLATSEFKHELESTLEPFKGLLLGLFFITVGTTVNFVVIADNPLVICGLVLGVILVKGLVLYVVATLFKLKINQKFLLAVGLAQIGEFAFVMLSFALQLRILDQRQLDIMLVVTALTMALTPIIGLLNEKLVLPKFGTKQSEEKPMDSIERSDKIILVGFGHFGSTIGRFLRAHGVKTTILDQDSSRVDFLRKMGFEVFYGDATRLDLLESAGIANAEILICAIDNPEVTLSLVKKIKEKYPHIKLMVRARNRYDAYELLNIGVDRIYRESLDTSIKLASDVLHHVGFDIDATKEQASKFIRLDEESMRRLAGAPKTEKEYIFKARMEIEQQEKLLEDDQKLGSSQLNN from the coding sequence ATGAATGAAGATATTCTTTTTGAAGCTATTGTATTTCTAGTAGGGGCTATTATATGTGTGCCCATTGCAAAAAAATTAGGCTTAAGCTCTGTTTTAGGTTATTTACTGGCGGGTGTTTTAATAGGACCCTATCTTTTAGGTTTTATAGGAGAAGAAGGCGATGATATTCTTCACTTTGCAGAATTTGGTGTAGTGATGATGCTCTTTTTAATAGGACTAGAGATAGATGCTAAGAGTTTCTGGAAAATGAGAAAAACCATAGTTGGGATGGGCGGAACCCAAGTGGCTTTAACGAGCCTTATTTCGTTTGCAATTCTAATGGGCTTTGGCGTTTCATGGCAAGTATCTTTAACCTGTGCTATGGCCATCTCCATGTCTTCTACAGCCATCACCTTGCAAACTATAAGTGAGAAGAATCTTATGAATACCACCTATGGCGCTTCCTCGTTTGCTATTTTGCTTTTTCAAGATATTATAGTGATTGTAATGTTAGGGGTTTTACCGTTACTATCTACTGTAGATGCCTCGAAATTAGAGGGTGAGGGGAGTACTAATATTCTTGAGACTTTACCGCTGGGCTGGCAAGCCTTAGCTACTATAAGTTCTATTGTGTTAATTGTCATTTCCGGGCGTTACCTTATTATTCCAATGCTACGTTTAGTGGCCATTTCAAAAGTACGTGAGTTACTTACGGCATCGGCCTTGCTCATTGTTTTAGCTATTACATTTCTGATGGAGTTTGTAGGGTTGAGTCCGGCTTTAGGAGCCTTTTTAGGGGGTGTGGTATTGGCTACGAGCGAGTTTAAACATGAACTAGAAAGTACACTAGAGCCTTTCAAAGGATTACTTTTAGGCTTATTTTTTATAACTGTAGGGACTACCGTAAATTTTGTAGTCATAGCTGATAATCCTTTGGTAATATGCGGTTTAGTATTGGGTGTAATTTTAGTGAAAGGACTGGTGTTGTATGTTGTAGCCACGCTATTTAAATTAAAAATAAATCAGAAATTTCTTTTGGCAGTAGGGTTGGCTCAAATAGGAGAATTTGCTTTTGTAATGCTCTCATTTGCATTGCAGTTGCGCATTTTAGATCAAAGACAATTGGATATTATGTTAGTAGTAACGGCACTTACCATGGCGCTAACTCCAATAATTGGTTTATTAAATGAGAAGTTGGTACTACCCAAGTTTGGCACTAAACAATCCGAAGAAAAACCAATGGATTCGATTGAGCGATCTGATAAAATTATATTAGTAGGTTTTGGTCATTTTGGGAGCACTATTGGACGGTTTCTGAGAGCTCATGGCGTAAAAACTACTATTCTTGACCAAGATTCTAGTCGCGTAGATTTTTTGAGAAAAATGGGTTTTGAGGTATTTTATGGTGATGCTACACGCTTAGATCTCTTAGAATCTGCGGGGATCGCTAATGCAGAGATCTTAATCTGTGCTATTGATAATCCTGAGGTAACGCTTAGTCTTGTCAAAAAAATCAAAGAAAAATATCCACATATAAAACTTATGGTTAGAGCAAGAAATAGATATGATGCCTATGAGTTACTTAATATCGGGGTAGATCGTATTTATAGAGAATCGCTAGATACTTCTATAAAATTAGCAAGTGATGTTTTGCATCACGTAGGTTTTGATATAGATGCTACTAAAGAGCAGGCCAGCAAATTTATTCGTTTGGATGAAGAAAGTATGCGAAGATTAGCGGGAGCTCCCAAAACTGAAAAAGAATATATTTTCAAGGCTAGAATGGAAATCGAGCAACAAGAAAAATTGCTAGAAGACGACCAAAAATTAGGGAGCAGTCAGCTTAATAATTAA
- a CDS encoding sensor histidine kinase produces the protein MARDSINRKHTEREAELMLLKAQLNPHFLFNTLNNLYGLSVLKSDKLPELMLKLSDLLRYSLYDTKDAFVPLVKEITYLENYIALEKIRLENQANITFHLDGVISVEKIAPMLCIIFVENAFKHLGNSDKIKSRVLVSLKLRADKLIFSCENSTDELALDTQKLVQDEKNSGIGLKNVEKRLVLLYPDKHSLVISKNEGLFIVTLTLDLN, from the coding sequence ATGGCAAGAGATAGTATCAATAGGAAACACACAGAGCGCGAGGCGGAACTTATGTTACTTAAAGCGCAGTTAAATCCCCATTTTTTATTCAATACTTTAAATAATTTATACGGACTTTCTGTATTGAAGTCAGACAAGCTGCCAGAATTGATGCTAAAACTGTCAGACTTATTACGGTATAGTTTGTATGATACAAAAGACGCTTTTGTACCGCTTGTTAAAGAAATTACCTATTTAGAAAATTATATTGCATTGGAAAAAATTCGACTAGAAAATCAGGCAAATATCACTTTTCATTTAGACGGAGTGATTTCAGTAGAAAAAATTGCACCTATGTTGTGTATTATATTTGTTGAAAATGCCTTTAAACATTTAGGTAATTCGGATAAAATTAAGAGCAGAGTATTAGTTAGTTTAAAGCTGAGGGCAGATAAGCTTATATTTTCTTGTGAAAACTCAACTGATGAACTAGCATTAGATACTCAAAAATTAGTTCAAGATGAAAAAAATAGCGGAATAGGATTAAAAAATGTTGAAAAACGTTTAGTATTACTGTATCCGGATAAACACAGTCTAGTAATTTCAAAAAATGAAGGACTTTTTATCGTAACACTAACCTTAGACCTTAATTAA
- a CDS encoding serine hydrolase: MKTLQSTLMLFILMSFAFISSAQDVSLNTIKLKYDSSLLEKQQGLAILTKKEGQIETISMGAHHLTKTSVFNIGSATKTFTALLILQEMEKGNLALTDSINQFLTPINNVPGTLTLEELLTHESGLDEIIGKNILTIYFGKNDSLYDTSLLNQLEAHHPKERGKFSYCNSNYILLGKVLEKVTDRRYFDLVQERIIEPLQLHNTYPYLHKNIPNLAQPRHEDKNVSKYLDFRYFANIAYAAGSIASTLTDMEVFYTALFETEKLLKKETVQLMMTKGSEHYGLGLMKSSNQDIISYGHGGNNIGYAFRNEYNPVTKTLYLAFTNSRTLPFQKVLVDDLDAYLTNKTIKNTLALDVSQFRDFIGTYHLEEAKLVLEIIEEDNKLYLLAEAQGVKSELIQKNETTLFDTTVGATLERLEDSDDGLKFSQNGYETIIKRTTTK; the protein is encoded by the coding sequence ATGAAAACACTTCAATCAACTTTAATGCTATTTATTTTAATGTCTTTTGCTTTTATCAGTTCTGCTCAAGATGTATCACTTAACACCATCAAATTAAAATATGATTCTTCTCTTCTAGAAAAACAGCAGGGACTTGCAATACTCACAAAAAAAGAAGGGCAAATAGAAACCATAAGTATGGGGGCACATCATCTCACCAAAACCAGTGTATTTAACATTGGTAGCGCAACTAAAACCTTTACGGCCTTATTAATTCTACAGGAAATGGAGAAAGGTAATTTAGCTTTAACCGATAGTATTAATCAATTTTTGACCCCTATCAATAATGTCCCTGGTACTTTGACGCTAGAAGAACTTTTGACTCATGAAAGTGGATTGGATGAAATCATAGGTAAAAATATTCTAACTATTTATTTTGGTAAAAATGATTCACTCTATGACACTTCCCTACTAAATCAACTAGAGGCACACCACCCAAAAGAACGTGGTAAATTTTCCTATTGTAACTCTAATTATATTCTTTTAGGAAAAGTACTAGAAAAAGTGACAGACCGACGTTATTTTGATCTTGTTCAAGAGCGCATCATAGAGCCTTTACAACTACACAACACCTATCCTTATTTACACAAAAATATACCGAATTTAGCACAACCAAGACATGAAGATAAGAATGTATCTAAATATTTAGACTTCCGTTATTTTGCTAATATCGCATATGCCGCAGGTAGTATTGCTTCTACCTTAACCGATATGGAAGTATTTTATACCGCACTTTTTGAGACTGAAAAACTTCTTAAGAAAGAAACCGTACAACTGATGATGACCAAAGGTAGTGAGCACTATGGATTGGGACTCATGAAATCATCTAATCAAGATATCATTTCCTACGGTCATGGCGGTAATAATATTGGGTATGCTTTTCGAAATGAATATAATCCCGTTACCAAAACCCTATACCTTGCTTTTACCAACTCAAGAACACTCCCTTTTCAAAAAGTCCTTGTGGATGATTTGGATGCATATTTGACTAACAAAACTATAAAAAACACATTAGCTCTTGATGTTAGTCAATTTAGAGACTTTATAGGAACATATCATCTGGAAGAAGCAAAGTTAGTTTTAGAAATTATTGAGGAAGACAATAAACTTTATTTACTAGCAGAAGCACAAGGAGTGAAAAGCGAATTAATTCAAAAAAACGAAACCACATTGTTTGATACCACTGTAGGCGCTACACTAGAGCGCTTAGAAGATTCAGATGACGGATTAAAATTTTCCCAGAATGGTTATGAAACAATCATAAAACGAACCACTACTAAGTAA
- a CDS encoding CotH kinase family protein: MKKLSTLFILLVCFSLFNACSEDDITTTTEETVDTTDTSSDDAYVETYSDTDFDTVDWTDATHSKSADPDMEEIFEDEAVKRLDIVITAERWQAMLDDMTSLYGDFGTSTSGGGPGGGGLVETDEDPIFVPAEVFYEDKEWYKVGVRFKGNSSLQSTWSSGNLKLSFKLDFDEFEDEYPQIDNQRFYGFKKLSLKNNYNDKSMLREKVATDIFRDFGVASSHAGFYTVYVDHGDGPVYFGVYTLVEEVDDTVIDTQFSDNDGNLYKPDGDGASFTEGSFSESVFVKKTNEDEADYSDIESVFAVLHAETRTTDPAAWRESLERIFDTHTFLKYLAVNTVIQNWDTYGRMTHNYFLYNNPDTAVLSWIPWDNNEALQTGNMQGSLALDFSDLNATEWPLIGYLYQDEVYQEQYDGYVQDVVNTVFNASLMQPKYATYATLIAPYATAEVSGYTFLNSSSDFQAAISELNVHVEARVSAVSSYLE; encoded by the coding sequence ATGAAAAAATTAAGCACCTTATTTATTTTACTAGTTTGTTTCTCCTTATTTAATGCATGTTCAGAAGATGATATAACGACCACCACAGAAGAAACGGTAGATACAACCGATACTTCTAGTGATGATGCTTATGTAGAAACGTACTCAGATACAGATTTTGATACGGTAGATTGGACGGATGCTACGCATAGTAAATCTGCAGATCCTGATATGGAAGAAATTTTTGAAGATGAAGCGGTTAAACGTTTAGATATTGTTATTACTGCCGAACGTTGGCAGGCGATGTTAGATGATATGACATCTTTGTATGGCGATTTCGGGACGAGCACTTCTGGTGGTGGGCCCGGTGGTGGGGGATTGGTAGAGACCGATGAAGACCCCATTTTTGTTCCAGCAGAAGTATTTTATGAGGACAAAGAATGGTATAAAGTAGGGGTTCGTTTTAAAGGAAATTCTAGCTTACAGTCTACCTGGTCTAGTGGTAATTTAAAACTTTCTTTTAAGCTAGATTTTGATGAATTTGAAGATGAATATCCGCAGATAGATAATCAACGTTTTTATGGTTTTAAAAAACTAAGTCTTAAAAATAATTACAATGATAAATCGATGCTTCGCGAGAAAGTAGCTACAGATATTTTTAGAGACTTTGGCGTGGCCAGTTCTCATGCTGGTTTTTACACGGTGTATGTAGATCATGGAGACGGACCTGTTTATTTTGGGGTTTATACCTTAGTAGAAGAGGTAGATGATACGGTAATAGATACACAGTTTTCAGATAATGATGGTAATTTATATAAGCCAGATGGCGATGGTGCTTCATTTACGGAAGGAAGCTTTTCTGAAAGTGTCTTTGTAAAGAAAACAAATGAAGATGAGGCCGATTATTCAGATATAGAAAGTGTTTTTGCGGTTTTGCATGCAGAGACGAGAACTACAGATCCTGCAGCCTGGCGAGAAAGTTTAGAACGTATATTTGATACGCATACGTTTTTGAAGTATTTGGCAGTAAATACGGTGATTCAAAACTGGGATACGTATGGTAGGATGACGCACAATTACTTTTTGTATAATAATCCAGATACCGCCGTATTATCATGGATTCCTTGGGATAATAATGAAGCCTTACAAACAGGGAATATGCAAGGCTCTTTGGCTTTAGATTTTTCTGATTTAAATGCTACAGAATGGCCGCTTATAGGGTATCTGTATCAAGATGAAGTGTATCAAGAGCAGTATGATGGGTATGTCCAAGATGTGGTGAATACCGTATTTAATGCTTCATTAATGCAGCCTAAATATGCCACATATGCTACCTTGATCGCACCGTATGCTACGGCAGAAGTTTCAGGCTATACCTTCTTAAATTCAAGCTCCGATTTTCAAGCAGCCATTAGCGAACTTAATGTGCATGTAGAAGCGCGTGTTAGTGCCGTTTCTAGTTACTTGGAATAA
- a CDS encoding T9SS type A sorting domain-containing protein — translation MKKINLLILVTFFQMVLGYGQYDWDGVAVPANAGSGKEWQLQTDASDDFNYNFAPTNSVSDFGPGNQSKWYNKFHNQANGQPNNWTGPGATEWRQDHVAVSGGNLNIWASRIPGATKTFEGSNKTPISRPETRAGCITSKTRVIYPVFVEGRIRVMNSSLASDIWLLSPDDTQEIDIIECYGGPGEDNRNSFFSSKIHLSHHVFIRPPNFKDYQPADLNSWWKKDGVTQWGGRVVRIGVNWVSPTRLEYFVDGQMVRVLDNDAVQTRLGDGTWQYTYPAGVTGTGINGALIRENGYQKMTVASSLADAKNKSNISVIDPFNYLNNGRKFTKEMDIIINVEDQSWQAEANRSPNASEITNFQNNNLLVDWIRVYKPVSVSGNSNTGVSSGNYDFGSTTSGLFNGYTRVSYGINDNVWTNKNGMNYADRGGNTGTNALNRDFAYDQNNTRTLRFPVSNGTYSISATFGDYLSARVNNSIRAGGQTATVTTKKAEYKNANLNNVVVTNGLLEVEVFASANQSWALNRITFLKSAANLRASTTLAAATETVEPETLQIYPNPASDVITISNKDYVQARVYNLNGLTVLRKDVIDQKLDVSTLDNGIYILEITKESGETVKQKIVIAN, via the coding sequence ATGAAAAAAATCAACTTACTTATTTTAGTAACGTTCTTTCAAATGGTATTAGGCTACGGTCAATATGATTGGGACGGTGTTGCAGTACCTGCCAATGCAGGTTCAGGAAAAGAATGGCAATTACAGACCGATGCCAGTGATGATTTTAATTACAACTTTGCGCCAACCAATTCAGTATCAGATTTTGGACCAGGAAACCAGAGTAAATGGTATAACAAATTTCACAACCAAGCGAATGGACAACCGAATAACTGGACAGGTCCGGGGGCCACAGAGTGGAGGCAAGACCACGTAGCAGTTTCTGGAGGGAATTTAAATATTTGGGCTTCAAGAATACCGGGTGCTACCAAGACATTTGAGGGTTCTAACAAAACTCCAATATCCAGACCCGAAACAAGGGCAGGATGTATTACCAGTAAAACACGTGTTATTTACCCCGTATTTGTTGAAGGAAGAATCCGTGTAATGAATTCTTCTTTAGCTTCTGATATTTGGCTACTGAGTCCCGATGATACGCAAGAGATTGATATTATAGAGTGTTATGGAGGCCCAGGAGAGGACAATAGAAATAGTTTTTTCTCTTCTAAAATTCACTTAAGCCATCATGTATTTATTAGACCACCAAATTTTAAGGATTATCAACCTGCAGATTTAAATAGCTGGTGGAAAAAAGATGGTGTTACCCAATGGGGTGGTAGAGTTGTGCGTATCGGAGTCAACTGGGTATCTCCAACGCGACTTGAATATTTCGTAGATGGGCAGATGGTACGTGTGTTAGATAATGATGCTGTACAAACGCGTTTGGGTGATGGTACTTGGCAGTATACGTACCCTGCGGGTGTAACGGGTACCGGAATAAATGGTGCGTTAATTCGTGAAAATGGGTATCAAAAAATGACTGTAGCATCAAGTTTGGCAGATGCAAAAAACAAATCGAATATTAGCGTTATTGATCCTTTCAATTATTTGAATAACGGTAGAAAGTTCACGAAAGAGATGGATATTATTATCAATGTAGAAGATCAAAGTTGGCAAGCAGAAGCGAATAGATCTCCAAATGCATCAGAGATAACTAATTTTCAGAATAATAATTTATTAGTTGATTGGATACGGGTTTACAAGCCTGTAAGTGTTTCTGGTAATTCTAATACAGGGGTTAGTTCTGGGAACTATGATTTTGGTTCCACAACTTCAGGTCTTTTTAATGGTTATACCAGAGTTTCTTATGGTATTAATGACAACGTATGGACCAACAAAAATGGTATGAACTATGCAGATAGAGGAGGCAATACTGGAACTAATGCCTTGAATAGAGATTTTGCGTATGATCAAAATAATACAAGAACCCTTCGGTTTCCAGTGTCAAACGGAACCTATTCTATTTCTGCAACTTTTGGAGATTATTTAAGTGCTCGTGTAAATAATTCTATTAGAGCAGGTGGTCAAACAGCAACGGTTACCACTAAAAAAGCGGAATATAAAAATGCAAACTTAAATAATGTGGTAGTTACGAATGGACTGTTAGAAGTAGAGGTGTTCGCTTCTGCCAATCAGAGTTGGGCATTAAACAGAATTACATTTTTGAAAAGTGCAGCAAACCTGAGAGCATCTACTACGCTTGCAGCGGCTACTGAGACTGTTGAACCAGAGACTTTACAAATTTATCCAAACCCGGCTTCAGATGTTATTACCATTTCAAATAAGGACTACGTTCAAGCGAGAGTGTATAATTTAAACGGGCTTACCGTCCTAAGAAAAGATGTAATTGATCAGAAATTAGATGTTTCTACCTTAGACAATGGTATTTATATTTTAGAAATTACCAAGGAAAGTGGTGAAACGGTAAAACAGAAAATTGTTATTGCAAATTAA
- a CDS encoding SDR family oxidoreductase produces the protein MKIENSILIITGASSGIGKATAHKLAENGAKVVLMARSEDELNDLKTEIEKNGGEALVVTGDVTKMEDFENVVTKTKEKFGTVNGLINNAGLMPLSFVEKLKTDEWDKMVDVNIKGVLNGVAAVLPELKANKGGNIINISSMAAHRYFPGGAVYCATKAAVKMFSEGLRQELAPKYGINITSIEPGAVATNLTSTITDDDVKEMMKEMLEMETLEAEDIANAIYYALTQPDRVNINDVYIVPSEQK, from the coding sequence ATGAAAATTGAAAATAGCATATTAATAATTACTGGAGCATCAAGCGGAATTGGAAAAGCAACCGCGCATAAATTGGCCGAAAACGGAGCTAAAGTGGTGCTTATGGCTCGAAGTGAAGATGAGTTAAATGATTTGAAAACGGAAATTGAAAAAAACGGTGGAGAAGCTTTAGTAGTTACTGGAGACGTTACCAAGATGGAAGATTTTGAAAACGTGGTGACCAAAACCAAAGAAAAATTTGGAACGGTAAACGGACTCATCAATAACGCTGGATTAATGCCTTTATCATTTGTAGAAAAATTAAAAACGGATGAGTGGGATAAAATGGTCGATGTTAATATTAAAGGAGTATTGAACGGCGTTGCCGCAGTATTGCCGGAATTAAAAGCCAATAAAGGCGGAAATATCATTAATATCTCATCCATGGCTGCACACCGTTACTTTCCAGGAGGAGCCGTATACTGTGCTACAAAAGCCGCTGTAAAAATGTTCTCTGAAGGATTACGACAAGAATTAGCACCAAAATATGGAATTAATATAACCTCTATTGAACCTGGAGCCGTAGCTACTAATCTTACCAGCACCATCACAGATGACGATGTCAAAGAAATGATGAAAGAAATGTTGGAGATGGAAACATTAGAGGCGGAAGATATTGCTAATGCCATTTATTATGCTTTAACGCAACCAGACCGTGTAAATATTAATGACGTTTATATTGTTCCTAGTGAGCAAAAGTAA
- a CDS encoding AraC family transcriptional regulator has product MQVLEAYKPFEIQEIELTSWKQRPVKNNFFELVLITDGDGTQCINYNHYPYTKGSIFLLPPLKCHSFTIEKLTKFVFLKFTDSFFKNANQMAIDRNEWFKEASYILSNYNQLPGDIIKNDLDRNHLESLVSIILQESRSYGAESIRLITSLMTSILEILIRNIKKGAYFEVPKKNSDDRITKMLTYINENIDKTELLKVDNLAAVFMMSPTYVSEYFKKQVHLSLREYIIKAKLKLVEIRLLNSDFTLTQIADDLGFTDVSHLSKTFKRYSGASIKEFKTNGEYLLLKRTACTG; this is encoded by the coding sequence ATGCAAGTATTAGAAGCCTATAAACCTTTTGAAATACAAGAAATAGAATTAACTAGTTGGAAGCAACGCCCTGTTAAAAATAATTTTTTTGAGTTAGTATTGATTACTGATGGCGATGGTACACAGTGTATAAATTACAACCATTACCCGTATACTAAAGGCAGTATATTTTTATTACCTCCTTTAAAATGTCATTCGTTTACGATCGAAAAACTTACCAAATTTGTCTTTTTAAAGTTTACCGATTCTTTTTTCAAGAATGCAAATCAAATGGCCATTGATAGAAATGAATGGTTTAAAGAAGCGTCATACATCCTTTCTAATTACAATCAATTGCCTGGAGATATTATTAAAAACGACCTAGACCGAAATCACTTAGAAAGTTTAGTGAGTATCATCCTTCAAGAGTCTAGAAGTTATGGAGCAGAATCTATTCGCTTAATTACAAGTCTTATGACGAGTATTCTAGAAATCTTAATTCGGAATATAAAAAAAGGTGCTTATTTTGAAGTACCTAAAAAAAATTCAGATGATAGGATTACAAAAATGCTTACCTACATCAATGAAAATATTGATAAAACAGAATTATTGAAAGTTGACAATCTAGCAGCTGTTTTCATGATGTCCCCTACTTACGTAAGTGAGTATTTTAAAAAGCAAGTGCATCTGTCTTTACGCGAGTATATCATTAAAGCAAAATTAAAGCTCGTAGAAATCCGACTCTTAAATTCAGACTTCACCTTAACACAAATAGCAGACGATTTAGGTTTTACCGATGTAAGTCACCTTTCTAAAACCTTTAAACGATACTCCGGAGCCTCTATAAAAGAATTTAAAACTAATGGCGAGTATCTGTTATTGAAAAGAACGGCGTGTACAGGTTAG